A section of the Brachyhypopomus gauderio isolate BG-103 chromosome 13, BGAUD_0.2, whole genome shotgun sequence genome encodes:
- the hdac9b gene encoding histone deacetylase 9-B isoform X1, with protein MKNKEGKRAENVRNHRALERSYSYGPVFWGRERFHLPVLCGAGETLMSHDGIGKHRLPLVLHDGDMHNVNNSVDVKPEVPLLLDPVSPLDLRTDGRMLSLGSDPSVWERQLHQELVLIQKQQQMQKQLLIDEFQKQHESLIRQHRAQLQEHLKLQQELQAMRQQQEQLEKERKLEQQNQERELEKHRRQQQILILRSKDRARESAVASTEVKQKLQEFLLSKTTKDTAPNGSCHALTPNSKLWFTASHHTSLEQSSPPLGGALPSSNLLLPSVHDDFPLRKTASEPNLKMRSRLKQKVAERRSSPLLRRKEGPIMTPFKKRALELLEYTASSSAPGSGPSSPNGASSALGSENGLSSLPTTTRTERWPSQPKLLGPEASTSMLSLYTSPSLPNITLGLSATASPLAAGLGLKEQHGEGGGVLAIRQGLPAQLLGPVPLPLTLEPKASSSQQALLQHLLQKEQLRQQRILSTGQSVLPVHPPSPRAMKERSAGGARPKLPRHRPLNRTQSAPLPQSMLAQLVIQQQHQHFLEKQKQYQQQVHINKILSKSIEQLRQPDGHLHESEEEEGGNSSERTMQEDSSPSAGVIRKCSPSHSSRSNSASLFSEEVDIYPGVIKVKEEPADSDSETQAKESLAEKRSTYLHQVNGSLVIRAMI; from the exons ACGGCATCGGCAAACACCGGCTGCCTCTGGTCCTCCACGACGGCGACATGCATAACGTCAACAACTCAG TGGACGTGAAGCCCGAGGTGCCCTTGCTTCTGGATCCGGTGTCTCCGCTGGACCTGCGGACGGACGGCAGGATGCTGTCGCTGGGCTCGGACCCGAGCGTGTGGGAGCGGCAGCTGCACCAGGAGCTGGTGCTCATCCAGAAGCAGCAGCAGATGCAGAAGCAGCTGCTCATCGATGAGTTCCAGAAGCAGCACGAGAGCCTGATCCGTCAGCACCGGGCCCAGCTGCAGGAGCACCTGAAG CtgcagcaggagctccaggcgATGAGGCAGCAACAGGAGCAgttggagaaggagaggaagttGGAGCAGCAGAACCAGGAGAGGGAGCTGGAGAAGCACAGACGCCAGCAGCAGATCCTCATCCTGAGGAGCAAGGATCGCGCGCGAGAGA GTGCTGTGGCCAGCACGGAGGTGAAACAGAAGCTTCAGGAGTTCCTTCTGAGCAAAACCACGAAGGACACAGCACCCAATGGGTCATGCCACGCACTGACACCCAATTCGAAACTCTGGTTCAC TGCCTCCCACCACACCTCCTTGGAGCAGAGTTCACCTCCTCTGGGAGGAGCGTTACCCTCTTCCaacctcctcctgccctccgTTCATGACGATTTCCCCTTGAGGAAAACAG CCTCAGAGCCAAATCTGAAGATGCGTTCGAGGTTGAAGCAGAAGGTTGCAGAGAGGAGGAGCAGTCCCCTTCTGAGGAGGAAGGAAGGGCCCATCATGACACCCTTCAAAAAACGAGCCCTGGAGCTCCTGG AGTACACGGCCAGCAGCAGTGCCCCTGGCTCCGGCCCCAGTTCTCCCAATGGTGCTTCGAGTGCCCTGGGCTCTGAAAACGGGCTGTCATCACTCCCAACCACCACTCGCACCGAG CGCTGGCCCTCGCAGCCCAAGCTGCTGGGCCCCGAAGCCTCCACGTCCATGCTGAGTCTCTACACGTCACCGTCTCTGCCCAACATCACGCTGGGTCTCTCAGCCACCGCCTCCCCCCTGGCG GCTGGCCTGGGGCTGAAGGAGCAGCACGGCGAAGGCGGCGGAGTGCTGGCCATCCGGCAGGGACTACCCGCTCAGCTCCTGGGCCCCGTGCCTCTCCCTCTGACCCTGGAGCCCAAAGCCAGCAGCAGCCAGCAGGCGCTCCTGCAACACCTCCTACAGAAGGAGCAGCTCCGACAACAGAGGATCCTTTCCACTG GCCAGAGCGTCCTGCCGGTGCACCCTCCGTCTCCGCGGGCCATGAAGGAGCGCTCGGCGGGAGGTGCGCGGCCCAAGCTGCCACGCCACCGCCCCCTGAACCGCACCCAGTCCGCCCCGTTGCCCCAGAGCATGCTGGCCCAGCTGGTCATCCAGCAGCAACACCAGCACTTCCTGGAGAAGCAGAAACAGTATCAGCAGCAGGTCCACATCAATAAG ATACTTTCCAAGTCAATTGAACAGCTGCGACAGCCTGACGGCCACCTGCACGAgtcagaggaggaagagggaggaaaCTCATCTGAGCGCACCATGCAGGAGGACAGCTCGCCCTCTGCTGGTGTCATCCGGAAGTGCAGCCCAAGCCACAGCAGCAGGAGCAACAGTGCCAGCTTGTTTAGTGAGGAGGTCGACATCTACCCTGGGGTTATTAAAGTGAAAGAAGAACCAGCTGACAGTGACAGTGAAACACAGGCCAAAGAGAGCCTAGCTGAGAAACGGAGCACTTACCTTCACCAGGTCAACGGAAGCCTGGTAATACGGGCCATGATCTAA
- the hdac9b gene encoding histone deacetylase 9-B isoform X2 produces the protein MKNKEGKRAENVRNHRALERSYSYGPVFWGRERFHLPVLCGAGETLMSHVDVKPEVPLLLDPVSPLDLRTDGRMLSLGSDPSVWERQLHQELVLIQKQQQMQKQLLIDEFQKQHESLIRQHRAQLQEHLKLQQELQAMRQQQEQLEKERKLEQQNQERELEKHRRQQQILILRSKDRARESAVASTEVKQKLQEFLLSKTTKDTAPNGSCHALTPNSKLWFTASHHTSLEQSSPPLGGALPSSNLLLPSVHDDFPLRKTASEPNLKMRSRLKQKVAERRSSPLLRRKEGPIMTPFKKRALELLEYTASSSAPGSGPSSPNGASSALGSENGLSSLPTTTRTERWPSQPKLLGPEASTSMLSLYTSPSLPNITLGLSATASPLAAGLGLKEQHGEGGGVLAIRQGLPAQLLGPVPLPLTLEPKASSSQQALLQHLLQKEQLRQQRILSTGQSVLPVHPPSPRAMKERSAGGARPKLPRHRPLNRTQSAPLPQSMLAQLVIQQQHQHFLEKQKQYQQQVHINKILSKSIEQLRQPDGHLHESEEEEGGNSSERTMQEDSSPSAGVIRKCSPSHSSRSNSASLFSEEVDIYPGVIKVKEEPADSDSETQAKESLAEKRSTYLHQVNGSLVIRAMI, from the exons TGGACGTGAAGCCCGAGGTGCCCTTGCTTCTGGATCCGGTGTCTCCGCTGGACCTGCGGACGGACGGCAGGATGCTGTCGCTGGGCTCGGACCCGAGCGTGTGGGAGCGGCAGCTGCACCAGGAGCTGGTGCTCATCCAGAAGCAGCAGCAGATGCAGAAGCAGCTGCTCATCGATGAGTTCCAGAAGCAGCACGAGAGCCTGATCCGTCAGCACCGGGCCCAGCTGCAGGAGCACCTGAAG CtgcagcaggagctccaggcgATGAGGCAGCAACAGGAGCAgttggagaaggagaggaagttGGAGCAGCAGAACCAGGAGAGGGAGCTGGAGAAGCACAGACGCCAGCAGCAGATCCTCATCCTGAGGAGCAAGGATCGCGCGCGAGAGA GTGCTGTGGCCAGCACGGAGGTGAAACAGAAGCTTCAGGAGTTCCTTCTGAGCAAAACCACGAAGGACACAGCACCCAATGGGTCATGCCACGCACTGACACCCAATTCGAAACTCTGGTTCAC TGCCTCCCACCACACCTCCTTGGAGCAGAGTTCACCTCCTCTGGGAGGAGCGTTACCCTCTTCCaacctcctcctgccctccgTTCATGACGATTTCCCCTTGAGGAAAACAG CCTCAGAGCCAAATCTGAAGATGCGTTCGAGGTTGAAGCAGAAGGTTGCAGAGAGGAGGAGCAGTCCCCTTCTGAGGAGGAAGGAAGGGCCCATCATGACACCCTTCAAAAAACGAGCCCTGGAGCTCCTGG AGTACACGGCCAGCAGCAGTGCCCCTGGCTCCGGCCCCAGTTCTCCCAATGGTGCTTCGAGTGCCCTGGGCTCTGAAAACGGGCTGTCATCACTCCCAACCACCACTCGCACCGAG CGCTGGCCCTCGCAGCCCAAGCTGCTGGGCCCCGAAGCCTCCACGTCCATGCTGAGTCTCTACACGTCACCGTCTCTGCCCAACATCACGCTGGGTCTCTCAGCCACCGCCTCCCCCCTGGCG GCTGGCCTGGGGCTGAAGGAGCAGCACGGCGAAGGCGGCGGAGTGCTGGCCATCCGGCAGGGACTACCCGCTCAGCTCCTGGGCCCCGTGCCTCTCCCTCTGACCCTGGAGCCCAAAGCCAGCAGCAGCCAGCAGGCGCTCCTGCAACACCTCCTACAGAAGGAGCAGCTCCGACAACAGAGGATCCTTTCCACTG GCCAGAGCGTCCTGCCGGTGCACCCTCCGTCTCCGCGGGCCATGAAGGAGCGCTCGGCGGGAGGTGCGCGGCCCAAGCTGCCACGCCACCGCCCCCTGAACCGCACCCAGTCCGCCCCGTTGCCCCAGAGCATGCTGGCCCAGCTGGTCATCCAGCAGCAACACCAGCACTTCCTGGAGAAGCAGAAACAGTATCAGCAGCAGGTCCACATCAATAAG ATACTTTCCAAGTCAATTGAACAGCTGCGACAGCCTGACGGCCACCTGCACGAgtcagaggaggaagagggaggaaaCTCATCTGAGCGCACCATGCAGGAGGACAGCTCGCCCTCTGCTGGTGTCATCCGGAAGTGCAGCCCAAGCCACAGCAGCAGGAGCAACAGTGCCAGCTTGTTTAGTGAGGAGGTCGACATCTACCCTGGGGTTATTAAAGTGAAAGAAGAACCAGCTGACAGTGACAGTGAAACACAGGCCAAAGAGAGCCTAGCTGAGAAACGGAGCACTTACCTTCACCAGGTCAACGGAAGCCTGGTAATACGGGCCATGATCTAA